One genomic region from Prevotella sp. Rep29 encodes:
- the gpmI gene encoding 2,3-bisphosphoglycerate-independent phosphoglycerate mutase, protein MAKKALLMILDGWGIGKKDKGDVIFNTPTPYLDYLTAVSAHSQLQASGEDVGLPDGQMGNSEVGHLNIGAGRIVYQDLVKINRACKDNSIVENPQVKAAYTYAKEKGKKLHLMGLCSDGGVHSSLEHLFKLIEVGKAYGLKNQTFVHCFMDGRDTDPKSGKGFIEQVMQRCEANDAAIASIVGRFYAMDRDKRWERIKEAYDLLVGGKGKQATDLLAAMQESYDEDVTDEFIKPIHNCAVDGCIGEGDVIIFINFRNDRAKELTVVLTQQDMPEQGMKTIPGLQYYCMTPYDASFTGVHILFPKENVEDTLGEYLSKQGKKQLHTAETEKYAHVTFFFNGGREEPFDGEDRILVPSPKVATYDLKPEMSAYEVKDRLVEAINQGKYDFIVVNFANGDMVGHTGVYHAIAKAVWAIDQCVKDVIEAAKKNDYEAIIIADHGNADHAVNDDGTPNTAHSLNPVPFIYVTDNNSAKVKDGRLADVAPSILHIMGLEQPADMTGECLISDH, encoded by the coding sequence ATGGCAAAAAAAGCATTACTCATGATTCTCGACGGTTGGGGAATCGGAAAAAAGGATAAGGGTGACGTGATTTTTAATACCCCGACACCCTATTTGGATTATCTCACGGCAGTGTCGGCACACAGTCAGCTGCAGGCAAGCGGCGAAGATGTGGGGCTGCCCGACGGACAAATGGGAAATTCTGAGGTGGGGCATCTCAATATCGGTGCAGGACGCATCGTCTATCAAGACCTGGTGAAAATCAACCGGGCATGTAAGGATAACTCTATCGTGGAGAATCCGCAGGTGAAAGCTGCCTACACCTACGCCAAAGAGAAGGGCAAAAAACTCCATCTGATGGGGCTTTGCAGCGACGGCGGCGTGCACTCCAGCCTCGAACATCTGTTCAAACTGATAGAAGTGGGCAAGGCGTATGGACTGAAAAACCAGACGTTTGTGCACTGCTTCATGGACGGTCGCGACACCGACCCGAAGAGCGGAAAAGGATTTATCGAGCAAGTGATGCAGCGATGCGAAGCCAACGACGCAGCCATTGCCAGCATCGTCGGAAGATTCTACGCGATGGACCGCGACAAGCGGTGGGAGCGCATCAAGGAAGCATACGACCTGCTCGTCGGCGGCAAGGGCAAACAGGCAACTGACCTTCTGGCTGCCATGCAGGAAAGTTATGATGAAGACGTGACCGACGAGTTCATCAAACCCATCCACAACTGTGCCGTCGATGGATGTATCGGAGAGGGCGACGTGATTATCTTTATCAACTTCCGCAACGACCGGGCAAAGGAACTGACTGTCGTACTGACGCAACAGGACATGCCGGAGCAGGGAATGAAAACGATTCCCGGACTGCAATACTACTGCATGACGCCTTACGACGCCTCGTTCACGGGCGTACACATCCTCTTCCCGAAAGAAAACGTGGAGGACACGTTAGGGGAATATCTCTCCAAGCAGGGCAAAAAACAGCTGCACACGGCTGAAACGGAGAAATATGCACACGTCACATTCTTCTTCAACGGCGGACGCGAGGAACCGTTCGACGGCGAAGACCGCATATTAGTGCCAAGTCCTAAAGTGGCTACATACGACCTGAAACCAGAGATGTCGGCATACGAAGTGAAAGACCGCCTGGTGGAAGCCATCAATCAGGGGAAATATGACTTCATCGTCGTGAACTTCGCCAACGGCGACATGGTCGGACATACCGGCGTGTATCATGCCATAGCCAAAGCCGTATGGGCGATAGACCAATGCGTGAAAGACGTCATAGAGGCAGCGAAGAAAAACGACTATGAAGCTATCATCATCGCCGACCATGGAAATGCCGACCATGCCGTCAACGACGACGGTACGCCCAACACCGCCCATTCGCTCAACCCCGTGCCGTTCATCTACGTGACCGACAATAATTCGGCGAAAGTGAAAGACGGACGACTGGCAGACGTGGCACCGAGCATCCTCCACATCATGGGACTGGAACAGCCTGCCGACATGACGGGCGAGTGTCTCATCAGCGACCATTAG
- a CDS encoding CapA family protein, translating to MQKIRTLAISLIICSCAQNNGSRVQAQNTTPEDTTTRQVTLLFAGDLMQHDGQIKAARTADGYDYTDVFARVKPEISRYDIAVANFEVTLAGPPYKGYPCFSAPDEYLRAIIDAGFDVMLTSNNHSCDTRAKGLERTIVMMDSLKMPHLGTYRHQKEREQNYPFIIERNGIRIAMLNFTYGTNGIPVPSPYIVNLEDTAQIAKDIIAAKKKDADVIIAFPHWGIEYASLPSNAQRKLTQWMLNKGVGHVIGGHPHVVQPFEVSEDNKGNKHLTVYSLGNYVSNMTKPHTDGGAMVTMTLTKKNGKTAMTDCDYSLFWVSRPLTSGRKNFRIYPAGWTTDEMNAAERSLRERYLSLTRTLFEKHNKGIKEKLVTE from the coding sequence ATGCAAAAAATCAGAACACTCGCCATCTCACTTATCATCTGCTCGTGCGCACAGAACAACGGCAGCCGAGTGCAGGCGCAAAACACAACACCTGAGGACACCACGACCCGGCAAGTCACACTCCTTTTTGCCGGCGACCTCATGCAGCACGACGGACAGATAAAGGCTGCCCGCACTGCCGACGGATATGATTACACCGACGTCTTTGCACGGGTAAAGCCCGAAATCAGCCGCTACGACATTGCGGTGGCAAACTTCGAGGTGACACTGGCAGGACCACCATACAAAGGCTATCCGTGTTTCTCGGCTCCTGACGAATATCTCCGGGCGATTATCGATGCCGGATTCGACGTGATGCTCACCTCAAACAACCATAGTTGCGACACACGCGCGAAAGGACTGGAACGCACCATCGTCATGATGGACTCACTGAAAATGCCCCATCTGGGGACTTACCGCCATCAGAAAGAGCGCGAGCAGAACTATCCGTTCATCATCGAGCGCAACGGCATACGCATCGCCATGCTCAATTTCACCTACGGAACGAACGGCATTCCCGTGCCGTCACCATACATCGTCAATCTGGAAGACACGGCGCAAATAGCAAAAGACATCATTGCAGCAAAGAAAAAGGATGCCGACGTCATCATCGCATTCCCACACTGGGGCATCGAATATGCGTCACTGCCCAGCAATGCGCAGCGGAAACTCACGCAATGGATGCTCAACAAGGGCGTGGGCCATGTCATCGGCGGGCATCCGCACGTCGTACAGCCGTTCGAAGTGAGCGAAGACAACAAGGGCAACAAGCACCTCACCGTCTATTCGCTCGGCAACTACGTCTCCAACATGACCAAACCGCATACCGACGGCGGCGCCATGGTCACCATGACACTGACCAAGAAAAACGGGAAGACAGCGATGACCGACTGCGACTACTCGCTCTTCTGGGTGTCACGCCCACTGACTTCGGGGCGAAAGAACTTCCGCATCTACCCGGCGGGATGGACCACCGACGAGATGAACGCAGCAGAGCGCAGCCTCCGCGAGCGATACCTCAGCCTCACACGCACGCTGTTTGAGAAACACAATAAAGGCATTAAAGAAAAATTAGTCACTGAATAA
- a CDS encoding phosphotransferase, protein MDIIQIKEENGCMTISFDGRLDSSLTTEIQQELATKLNDAPGVKELTWDGCGMEYISSSGLRLMLMLKKKYPSFKLVNVCPDVYNVFEMTGFTKMMTVERGLRQMCVEGCEEIGRGGVGVVYRVSDDTIIKVFREGTSMNDITNEISMAKEAFVLGMPTAISFDMVQVGKQYGLVYELLKAQTLSQCIKNHPENVDEYARQYAGLFRQLHDIEVPPSSNIPNAHENDERSINHVRRYFGDERVEMLLQIHRAIPQGNRLLHCDLQAKNAMMQGDELMLIDMGEVGYGHPLIDLGHAYSAMVGLVGDYEKIIGIPMELGIQVWDKMIRYYFEGESEETIAHRCDQIRAVSYIRNFSWLSLSDSFPEEVIEECKATFEERIIKQWDFIVETSKTFADWTL, encoded by the coding sequence ATGGACATAATACAGATTAAAGAAGAAAATGGTTGCATGACCATTTCGTTTGACGGGCGACTGGATTCATCGCTCACAACAGAGATACAGCAAGAGCTGGCGACAAAGCTCAACGACGCACCCGGCGTGAAAGAACTGACGTGGGACGGCTGCGGGATGGAATACATCTCGAGTTCGGGCTTGCGACTGATGCTCATGCTGAAGAAGAAATATCCCTCCTTTAAGTTGGTCAACGTATGCCCCGACGTGTACAACGTGTTCGAGATGACGGGATTCACGAAGATGATGACCGTCGAGCGCGGACTTCGGCAAATGTGTGTCGAAGGGTGCGAGGAAATAGGGCGCGGAGGCGTCGGCGTGGTCTATCGCGTTTCGGACGACACGATTATCAAAGTGTTCCGCGAAGGGACAAGCATGAACGACATCACCAACGAGATTTCGATGGCGAAGGAAGCGTTCGTCCTGGGAATGCCGACCGCCATTTCGTTCGACATGGTGCAGGTTGGCAAGCAGTACGGACTAGTCTATGAACTGCTGAAAGCCCAGACGCTGAGCCAGTGCATCAAGAACCATCCTGAAAACGTGGATGAGTATGCACGACAATACGCCGGCTTGTTCCGCCAGTTGCACGACATCGAGGTGCCGCCCTCCAGCAATATCCCTAACGCTCACGAGAACGACGAGCGGAGCATCAACCATGTCCGCCGCTATTTCGGTGACGAACGGGTGGAGATGCTTTTGCAGATACACCGCGCCATTCCGCAAGGCAACAGACTGCTACACTGCGATTTGCAGGCGAAAAACGCGATGATGCAGGGCGACGAACTGATGCTCATCGACATGGGCGAGGTGGGTTACGGTCATCCGCTCATCGACCTCGGACACGCCTACTCGGCTATGGTCGGGCTGGTGGGCGACTACGAGAAAATCATCGGCATCCCCATGGAGCTCGGAATACAAGTGTGGGACAAGATGATTCGCTACTATTTCGAGGGCGAAAGCGAAGAAACCATCGCGCACCGGTGCGACCAGATACGGGCAGTGTCCTACATCCGCAACTTCAGCTGGCTCTCGCTCTCCGACTCCTTCCCCGAGGAAGTCATCGAAGAATGCAAGGCAACGTTCGAAGAGCGCATCATAAAACAGTGGGATTTCATCGTCGAAACGAGCAAGACGTTTGCCGACTGGACACTGTAA
- a CDS encoding alpha-L-fucosidase yields the protein MKKKILLPLLLLALSPVMRESGAGCALAQGNIHKRSTTYEWPKEKDVVENLKAWQDLKFGVLIHWGLYAVPGIVESWSIVDEDWITRDTTMTYQQYKDWYWGFAEQFNPTKFNPEQWAQAMDDAGMKYMIFTTKHHDGFCMFDSRETDFTIAKHAFKDNPKRDVLKYVLEAFRKHQFKIGTYFSKPDWHSQYYWWDVYPTKGRNVNYPVDKFPWRWEQFKKFTHNQMQEILTRYGNVDILWLDGGWVCKERKQDIDMPRIAQMARSHQPGLIIVDRTIHGPYENYQTPERTIPETQLDYPWESCIPLSDDWGYVKRPRWKSPEKVVNTLIEIVAKGGNLVLGVGPTPEGLIQPEAVERLKKIGDWMKRNGKALYNTTTTPHYNEGDVWFTASKDGKTHYAVYMLQEGKSLPAQISWTTNLPKKEVRLVSNGKKLKTKVKEGKVTVTLPAGLPQQSVAMEIK from the coding sequence ATGAAAAAGAAAATCTTACTACCGTTACTGCTGCTCGCCCTCTCACCCGTGATGAGAGAAAGCGGAGCAGGATGTGCCCTGGCACAAGGAAACATCCACAAGCGTTCAACCACCTATGAGTGGCCCAAAGAAAAGGATGTAGTCGAAAACCTCAAAGCATGGCAAGACCTCAAATTCGGAGTGCTCATCCATTGGGGGCTCTATGCCGTGCCGGGCATCGTGGAGTCGTGGTCCATCGTTGATGAAGACTGGATCACACGCGACACCACCATGACCTATCAGCAGTACAAAGACTGGTATTGGGGCTTTGCCGAGCAGTTCAACCCGACCAAGTTCAACCCCGAACAGTGGGCACAGGCGATGGATGACGCCGGCATGAAATACATGATTTTCACCACCAAGCACCACGACGGATTCTGCATGTTCGACAGTCGGGAGACCGACTTCACCATTGCCAAGCACGCCTTCAAGGACAATCCCAAGCGCGACGTGCTGAAATACGTGCTCGAAGCATTCAGAAAACACCAGTTCAAGATAGGAACATACTTCTCCAAGCCCGACTGGCACTCGCAATATTACTGGTGGGATGTCTATCCGACGAAAGGCAGGAATGTGAATTATCCCGTTGACAAATTCCCATGGCGCTGGGAACAGTTCAAGAAGTTCACTCACAACCAGATGCAGGAAATCCTCACCCGCTACGGCAACGTGGACATCCTCTGGCTCGACGGCGGATGGGTTTGCAAGGAACGCAAGCAGGACATCGACATGCCGCGCATCGCACAGATGGCACGCAGCCACCAGCCGGGACTCATCATCGTGGACAGAACCATACACGGACCGTACGAAAACTATCAGACTCCCGAGCGCACCATCCCCGAAACACAGCTCGACTATCCGTGGGAAAGCTGCATACCGCTGTCCGACGACTGGGGATACGTGAAGCGACCGCGCTGGAAATCACCCGAAAAGGTGGTCAATACGCTCATCGAAATCGTTGCCAAAGGCGGCAACCTCGTGCTCGGAGTGGGACCGACTCCTGAAGGACTCATACAGCCCGAAGCCGTGGAGCGCCTGAAGAAAATCGGCGACTGGATGAAACGCAACGGCAAGGCGCTATACAATACGACCACCACTCCGCACTATAATGAAGGCGATGTGTGGTTCACGGCATCCAAAGATGGAAAGACACACTATGCCGTTTATATGCTCCAAGAAGGAAAAAGTCTGCCAGCGCAAATCAGTTGGACGACCAATCTTCCCAAAAAGGAAGTGCGTCTCGTGAGCAATGGAAAGAAATTGAAGACGAAAGTGAAAGAAGGAAAAGTAACCGTCACGCTGCCTGCAGGACTGCCGCAGCAATCGGTAGCTATGGAAATCAAGTAA
- a CDS encoding family 20 glycosylhydrolase — protein sequence MRFEVSIERCCMCLLFVLFGSVSAMSQSVLPLPSSMTVGKGTFTISDETVIHTNMQDKAARRTVASLRRCVGKDLTVMRERSTENFILIESRSELREEGCYTLHVDGSGIRIQAGSASGFFYAFQTLSQLSDDGKVPFVDIEDAPRFAYRGMMLDCSRHFWDVDFIKKQIDAMARFKLNRLHLHLTDAAGWRMETEKYPLLTEKTAWRTQSDWTRWWIEKDRRYCGKDATGAYGGYYTQDELRDLVRYAMDRHVTVIPEIEMPGHSEEVLFAYPELKCVNAGQDCGDLCVGNEQTFEFLENVLLEVMRIFPSKYIHIGGDESGRQAWMKCPRCQARMKAEGLETAAQLQAYLTARIEKFLNRHGRELLGWDEILEGELAPNATVMSWRGTEGGLAAARMGHRVVMSPGGYCYLDGYQDAPESQPKAFGGFLPLEKVFGYDPIPPEMKGTEQEKYIIGIQGNLWTEMIETPEHVEYMLYPRMLAIAERGWSPQSDDYADFRRRALKAVGWLQQNGYHPFDLKNETGARVESRTEIRHKGRGKKVQYLAPYSDAYRAGGDGSLTDGKRGGWSYGDGRWQGFISSERLDVVIDMGRKQTIRSVAADFMQFTGPEIFEPAEVRVSFSDDGTTWKVGDLEVREVSRDKDYFIRHFRWEGKARARYVRLQASEGKFGGWIFTDEIVIN from the coding sequence ATGAGATTTGAAGTGAGTATAGAGCGCTGTTGCATGTGCCTGCTGTTCGTATTGTTCGGCAGCGTAAGTGCCATGTCGCAATCGGTTTTGCCGTTGCCGTCATCAATGACGGTCGGTAAAGGCACTTTTACAATCAGCGACGAGACGGTCATTCACACCAACATGCAGGACAAGGCGGCACGGAGAACGGTGGCTTCCCTGCGCCGTTGTGTGGGGAAGGATTTGACCGTGATGCGCGAGCGTTCAACCGAGAACTTCATACTGATAGAGTCACGCTCGGAGTTGCGTGAAGAAGGGTGCTACACCTTGCATGTCGATGGCAGTGGCATCCGTATTCAGGCTGGCAGTGCGTCGGGCTTTTTCTATGCTTTCCAGACGCTTAGCCAGTTATCGGACGACGGGAAAGTGCCGTTCGTGGATATAGAAGATGCGCCAAGATTTGCTTATCGTGGCATGATGCTCGACTGTTCGCGCCATTTCTGGGACGTGGATTTCATCAAAAAACAAATCGATGCCATGGCGCGTTTCAAGTTGAATAGGTTGCATCTGCACCTGACCGACGCTGCCGGATGGCGCATGGAGACGGAGAAATATCCGCTGCTCACGGAAAAAACGGCTTGGCGCACGCAGTCGGACTGGACGCGATGGTGGATTGAAAAGGACCGGCGCTATTGCGGGAAAGATGCGACGGGCGCATACGGAGGCTATTACACGCAGGACGAACTGCGCGACTTGGTGCGCTACGCCATGGATCGCCACGTCACGGTTATCCCCGAAATAGAGATGCCCGGTCACTCTGAAGAGGTGCTGTTCGCCTATCCCGAGTTGAAGTGTGTGAATGCAGGGCAGGATTGCGGCGATTTGTGCGTAGGCAACGAGCAGACGTTTGAGTTCTTGGAAAACGTGCTTTTGGAAGTGATGCGCATCTTCCCCTCGAAGTATATCCATATCGGAGGCGACGAGTCGGGGCGGCAGGCATGGATGAAATGTCCCAGGTGCCAGGCAAGAATGAAGGCTGAAGGATTGGAGACGGCTGCCCAGTTGCAGGCTTATCTGACTGCCCGCATCGAGAAATTCCTGAACCGTCACGGCAGGGAACTGCTGGGTTGGGACGAGATTCTCGAGGGCGAATTGGCTCCGAACGCAACGGTGATGTCGTGGCGGGGGACGGAAGGTGGTCTGGCAGCTGCCCGGATGGGGCACCGCGTCGTCATGTCGCCTGGCGGATACTGCTACCTGGACGGTTATCAGGATGCGCCTGAAAGTCAGCCGAAAGCCTTCGGCGGTTTCCTTCCGTTGGAAAAAGTATTCGGCTACGACCCCATTCCTCCGGAAATGAAAGGGACGGAACAGGAAAAATATATCATCGGAATACAAGGGAACCTGTGGACTGAGATGATTGAAACACCTGAGCATGTGGAGTATATGCTCTATCCGCGGATGCTTGCCATAGCCGAAAGAGGATGGAGTCCGCAGTCAGACGACTATGCTGACTTCCGCCGTCGGGCATTGAAGGCTGTCGGTTGGCTGCAACAAAACGGCTATCATCCCTTCGACCTGAAGAACGAGACGGGTGCACGTGTCGAATCGCGGACAGAGATACGCCACAAAGGCAGGGGCAAGAAGGTGCAATATCTGGCTCCCTATTCGGACGCATACAGGGCGGGAGGCGACGGTTCGCTGACCGACGGGAAGCGCGGCGGCTGGTCCTACGGCGACGGTCGGTGGCAAGGATTCATCAGTTCGGAACGGCTCGACGTCGTCATCGACATGGGCAGGAAGCAGACTATCCGCAGCGTGGCAGCCGACTTCATGCAGTTCACCGGACCGGAGATTTTCGAACCGGCTGAAGTTCGCGTTTCTTTCTCGGACGACGGCACGACCTGGAAGGTAGGCGACCTTGAAGTGAGGGAGGTGAGCCGGGACAAGGATTACTTCATCCGCCACTTCCGATGGGAGGGCAAGGCGCGTGCCCGGTATGTGCGTCTGCAGGCTTCGGAAGGAAAGTTCGGAGGATGGATTTTTACCGATGAAATCGTGATAAATTGA
- a CDS encoding right-handed parallel beta-helix repeat-containing protein, whose amino-acid sequence MKRMISMLVVGMSFAALSASPLVQEAAEDRMPADGASPSSQVFEVDNELDFLIALGSDREIIISENVTLNLSRVLENEDNFRTANRRFINAYDGEHFLVEGRLAASNEQWIMSEKMFDGRQLTLVNISNLSIRGKHGAKIVVQPRYAFVFYLMGCRNVTIDNLVLGHTEDGYCEGGVIGTSNCENILISSCDLYGCGTYGIVASKTHQLTMTQSIIRDCSYGIMEVLDCNNINFMTCDFFRNERFELITSRWSENVNFTNCRIYGNHQTAPLFQLNNTIVLSGCEIHHPFEAVGTTNFVDADGRDNIWHDEFVEELPERGIGPH is encoded by the coding sequence ATGAAAAGAATGATATCAATGTTAGTGGTGGGCATGAGCTTTGCTGCCTTGTCTGCTTCCCCTTTGGTGCAAGAGGCGGCGGAAGACCGCATGCCTGCTGACGGGGCATCACCATCCAGTCAGGTGTTCGAGGTGGACAACGAGTTGGATTTCTTGATTGCATTGGGCTCGGACCGCGAGATTATCATCAGTGAGAACGTGACGCTGAACCTGTCGCGCGTGTTGGAAAACGAGGATAATTTCCGCACCGCCAACCGCCGTTTCATCAACGCCTACGACGGAGAGCATTTCCTCGTTGAGGGCAGACTGGCAGCAAGTAACGAGCAATGGATCATGAGTGAAAAAATGTTTGACGGACGGCAGTTGACGCTCGTCAACATCAGCAATCTCTCCATACGCGGTAAGCATGGGGCGAAGATTGTCGTCCAACCGCGATATGCCTTCGTGTTCTACCTGATGGGGTGCCGGAATGTGACGATAGACAATCTCGTGCTCGGCCATACGGAAGATGGCTATTGCGAAGGTGGCGTCATCGGCACGTCCAATTGCGAGAACATACTCATCTCCAGTTGCGACCTCTACGGATGCGGCACATACGGCATCGTGGCGTCGAAGACACACCAACTGACAATGACGCAGAGCATCATCCGCGATTGTTCCTACGGCATCATGGAGGTGCTCGACTGCAATAACATCAACTTCATGACGTGCGACTTCTTCAGAAACGAGAGATTTGAACTCATCACAAGCAGATGGAGCGAGAACGTCAACTTCACCAACTGCCGCATCTACGGCAACCATCAGACGGCGCCGCTCTTCCAGTTGAACAACACCATCGTGTTGAGCGGATGCGAAATCCACCACCCTTTCGAGGCGGTAGGCACGACCAACTTCGTGGATGCAGACGGCAGAGACAATATATGGCATGACGAATTCGTCGAAGAACTGCCCGAACGGGGAATAGGACCACACTAA
- a CDS encoding uracil-DNA glycosylase yields the protein MDVKIEASWKQQLQGEFDKNYFALLTDAVRKEYASGVCYPPGKLIFNAFNLCPFHQVKVVIIGQDPYHQPGQAHGLSFSVQDGVPFPPSLQNIFKEIQNDLGTPIPNSGNLTRWAQQGVLLLNATLTVRASQPNSHAQLGWQTFTDAAIKALATQRKHLVYMLWGGYARGKSYMIDKSENLVLESVHPSPLSANRGGWFGNHHFSQCNQYLENHQITPIQW from the coding sequence ATGGATGTAAAGATAGAAGCCTCGTGGAAACAACAACTGCAGGGAGAATTTGACAAAAACTATTTCGCCCTGCTGACCGATGCCGTGCGGAAGGAATATGCGTCGGGTGTGTGCTATCCACCGGGAAAACTCATCTTCAACGCTTTCAACCTGTGTCCGTTCCATCAGGTGAAGGTGGTCATCATCGGACAAGACCCCTATCACCAGCCCGGACAGGCGCACGGACTCAGCTTCTCCGTACAAGACGGAGTGCCGTTTCCGCCGTCGCTTCAAAACATCTTCAAGGAAATCCAAAACGACTTGGGAACACCCATTCCCAACAGCGGAAACCTCACACGGTGGGCACAACAGGGCGTGTTGTTGCTCAATGCCACGCTCACCGTACGGGCAAGTCAGCCTAATTCACACGCACAGTTAGGCTGGCAGACTTTCACCGATGCAGCCATCAAGGCGCTGGCAACCCAGCGCAAACACCTCGTCTATATGCTCTGGGGAGGCTATGCACGGGGGAAAAGCTATATGATTGACAAATCGGAGAACCTCGTGCTCGAAAGCGTGCACCCCTCACCGCTCAGTGCCAACCGCGGCGGATGGTTCGGAAACCATCACTTCTCACAGTGCAACCAATACTTGGAAAACCACCAGATAACCCCGATACAATGGTAA